The proteins below come from a single Miscanthus floridulus cultivar M001 chromosome 1, ASM1932011v1, whole genome shotgun sequence genomic window:
- the LOC136469988 gene encoding uncharacterized protein: MLRKVHGCPQLHLLQAQDAGPKRGHHLQHFFLEGLECEVESYELASATLASEELAAIGKDIAEGAPDAKRVTRSFGPSENVKEVLVDPDNSANKTVRIGTALFPKLEGVLIDFLHANQDIFA, from the coding sequence atgctacgcaaagttcatggctgtcctcaactacacctacttcaagctcaagatgccggacCTAAGCGGGGTCATCACCTTCAGCACTTCTTTCTAGAGGGCctcgagtgcgaggtcgagagcTATGAGCTCGCTTCAGCAACCCTCGCTTCCGAGGAGCTCGCAGCCATCGGGAAGGACATCGCTGAAGGAGCGCCCGACGCAAAGCGGGTGACCAGATCCTTTGGGCCTTCAGAGAATGTCAAGGAGGTCCTCGTCGACCCCGACAACTCCGCCAACAAGacggtgcgcattggcaccgccCTCTTCCCCAAGTTGGAAggcgtgctcatcgacttcctccacgcaaatcaagacatctttgcgtag